The following proteins are co-located in the Gloeocapsa sp. PCC 7428 genome:
- a CDS encoding DNA polymerase: protein MTKLALVKLNKVLTETGAKLICTVHDEILLECPVAEVKQISCLLHQCMIAAARKFLHPIPVVVDIKVSASWGGDEI from the coding sequence ATCACGAAATTGGCGTTAGTGAAACTCAACAAAGTACTGACAGAGACAGGAGCGAAACTGATTTGCACGGTTCATGATGAAATCCTGTTGGAGTGCCCTGTTGCTGAGGTGAAGCAAATCAGTTGTCTTTTGCATCAATGCATGATTGCAGCCGCTCGGAAGTTTTTGCACCCGATCCCGGTAGTCGTGGATATCAAGGTTTCTGCCAGTTGGGGTGGGGACGAAATTTAG
- a CDS encoding RNA-guided endonuclease TnpB family protein: MEKAFRYRFYPTPAQENLLRRTVGCVRLVYNKALAYRTESFYNGERIGYNQTSAALTQWKKQEDLSFLNEVSSVPLQQCLRHLQSAYTNFFEKRASYPQFKKKRNGGSATFTRAAFSWKDGKLYLAKCSEPLAVRWSRQLPRNADPSSVTVRLTPDGKWFVSILCDIKILPLPRSTQEIGLDMGVSTLVTGSDGTKVANPNSLRKALKKLKQLQKSLSRKEKGSNNRRKARLKLAKHHAHIANIRKDHLHKTTTQLIRENQTIVVESLNVKGMMQNHKLTQAISDASWGELVRQLEYKAQWYGRNLIQVDQWFPSSKRCSNCGYISPKMPLNVREWDCPKCNTHHDRDINAAVNLLAVGQTVTACGATVRPKSSKDIGGCNEAGTVKPKSSQRKRT, encoded by the coding sequence ATGGAAAAAGCCTTTCGCTACCGATTCTATCCTACGCCTGCACAGGAAAACCTGTTGCGGCGGACGGTTGGCTGTGTGCGGCTTGTGTACAACAAAGCTCTTGCCTATCGTACCGAGTCGTTTTACAACGGTGAGCGCATTGGCTATAACCAGACCTCTGCTGCATTGACGCAATGGAAGAAACAGGAGGATTTAAGTTTCCTCAATGAAGTGTCCAGCGTTCCATTGCAGCAGTGCTTGAGGCACTTGCAGTCTGCCTACACGAACTTTTTTGAGAAACGGGCAAGTTACCCGCAATTCAAAAAGAAGCGCAATGGCGGATCTGCCACGTTTACCCGTGCTGCCTTTAGCTGGAAAGATGGCAAGCTCTATCTGGCAAAGTGTAGTGAGCCACTTGCAGTTCGCTGGAGCCGTCAGCTTCCTCGCAATGCTGATCCCTCCAGTGTGACGGTGCGGCTAACCCCAGACGGGAAATGGTTCGTCTCAATTCTGTGTGACATTAAGATTCTGCCTCTACCTCGCTCTACTCAAGAAATTGGGCTAGACATGGGCGTTTCTACCCTCGTCACGGGAAGCGATGGTACTAAGGTTGCCAATCCAAACTCTTTACGCAAGGCACTGAAGAAATTAAAACAGCTTCAAAAGTCGCTATCGCGCAAAGAAAAAGGGTCAAACAACCGGCGCAAGGCGAGGTTAAAGCTTGCAAAACATCATGCTCACATTGCTAATATCCGCAAGGATCATTTACATAAAACAACGACTCAACTCATTCGTGAAAATCAAACGATTGTGGTTGAATCGTTGAATGTGAAAGGCATGATGCAAAACCACAAACTCACTCAGGCAATCTCCGATGCCAGTTGGGGAGAATTGGTGAGGCAGTTAGAGTACAAAGCGCAATGGTATGGACGGAACCTGATTCAGGTGGATCAGTGGTTTCCCAGTTCCAAACGCTGCTCAAACTGCGGGTACATTTCTCCCAAAATGCCGCTCAATGTGCGGGAGTGGGATTGCCCAAAGTGTAACACTCATCACGACCGAGACATCAATGCGGCAGTGAACCTTTTGGCGGTCGGGCAGACCGTGACAGCCTGTGGAGCGACCGTAAGACCGAAATCCTCTAAGGACATAGGCGGGTGCAATGAAGCAGGAACCGTAAAACCTAAGTCGTCGCAACGCAAACGGACTTAG
- a CDS encoding PAS domain S-box protein: MILALAQTRFRRRLTRAIVLPIVLLLFLSSIFIWQTTQLVSALRWVDHTNQVISQANYTQKLLLDRETGLRGYLLAGRQNFLEPYEQASDKINASLEELKRRVADNPGQVQRVTALIAQSNQWEQQVPPAITRKQRGEPEPLNALERRKQSMDRMRQKITEFIATEEQLRNQRSQVAQQTTQSVILSSLLLALGVGAVLAYFLRRQILQVSRSYEDALHTAQVKTEEAQRSAAALQQYKDIFQFAEHGLVMGAPDDQTLALMNPAFARMHGYTVEELLGTPILNLFPLDCHAEAIEFIQHVNERGYYAVESQHCRKDGTVFPVFLSGTAVRDVSGNLLYRIVSVHDITENKQAKLALQRSAQRLAALHEIDRAILATETDEALISNALAKMRQVVPHQQAFVAVFDLAVGTAQVLAGSSQTEELSLPVGTLLTVTDFAPEQSLLHGIRYVENLATAEDCPRVLRQLRSQGFCSCLCVPLLVENTLVGELSLAATEPAAFDEEAQEIAREVADQLAIALQQSRLRHQLQATNQQLQRELQERQQIERSLREREERLRLFIEYAPVSIAMFDREMHYVALSQRWIDEYHLDSIESVLGKSHYEIFPNIPDYWRKVHQRGLAGHSETCDEDRFVLPDGTEQYLRWEVQPWFDDSGTVSGILIFVEDITARKRVEIALVESEQQFRATFNQAAVGIAHVSLTGQWLRVNQKLCEIVGYTHEEVLQRTFQDMTYAEDLDSDLDYVRQMLADEIQTYSMEKRYIRKDGSLVWINLTVSLVREVDGQPKYFISIVEDIHDRKIAQLHKQFLNDLDFRLRQLSSADAMEWEAVSRIGEYLQVERCVWFEINLQEDVAIARQDWRQREDIPSVVGVFPISQFSLPEIIAQYQAGEPVVVSDVATYPATAPFARSYEERGIRAYIGVPCLHEGRLVANLAINAETPQQWQSHQVSLLQEAVARLWSLLLQTRAVEALRNSEERIRLATEAAQLGMWFWNIPQNKLIWTDRCKAIFGLVPETPISYEVFLNALHPDDRDRAHAAVTQALEQRGEYNIEYRTLWQDGSTHWIAAKGRAYYDASDNPLHLMGTVQDITERKQAEADLHQLNVTLEQRVAERTAQLEETNQELEAFTYSVSHDLRAPLRTIQGFAKALLEDCGEQLEDFCRSYIDSIIEDAVQMNLLISDLLNYSRLTRTQIKLQPTALDDVVKEALKQLTAQIQETQAQIQVAVDLPPVMAHRSTLIQVITNLISNAIKFVEPNMQPQIDIFVEEAYQNDERWIRLWIVDNGIGIAPEHQERVFRVFERLHGAEHYPGTGIGLAIVRKGLERMGGQVGVESQLGQGSRFWIALLSAVLPLNDSTHDPTSPNPPD, encoded by the coding sequence ATGATTCTTGCCCTTGCCCAAACCCGATTTCGCCGCAGGCTGACCCGTGCGATCGTCCTACCGATCGTGTTGCTGCTTTTTCTGTCTAGCATTTTCATTTGGCAAACGACCCAGTTGGTGTCCGCGCTGCGTTGGGTAGACCATACCAATCAGGTCATCTCACAAGCTAACTATACCCAGAAGCTGTTGTTAGATAGGGAAACGGGACTGCGCGGATATTTACTAGCAGGACGGCAGAATTTTCTGGAGCCATATGAGCAAGCGAGCGACAAAATCAACGCTAGTTTGGAAGAACTCAAGCGCCGCGTTGCTGACAATCCCGGTCAAGTTCAACGAGTCACTGCGCTAATCGCTCAATCTAACCAATGGGAACAACAAGTACCCCCTGCCATTACTCGTAAACAGCGTGGTGAACCTGAACCACTGAACGCTCTGGAACGCCGTAAACAGAGTATGGATCGGATGCGGCAGAAGATAACCGAGTTTATTGCAACCGAAGAGCAACTGCGTAACCAGCGTAGCCAAGTAGCTCAACAAACAACCCAATCAGTAATTCTGTCTAGCTTGCTGCTGGCATTAGGTGTGGGTGCTGTGCTTGCCTATTTCCTTCGTCGGCAAATTCTACAAGTGTCTAGGAGCTACGAGGATGCCCTGCATACTGCTCAAGTCAAGACTGAGGAGGCGCAGCGATCGGCGGCAGCCTTACAGCAGTATAAAGACATTTTTCAATTTGCTGAACATGGGTTGGTGATGGGCGCGCCCGATGATCAAACTCTCGCTCTCATGAATCCGGCGTTTGCTCGAATGCATGGGTACACCGTCGAAGAACTTTTGGGAACCCCCATTCTCAATTTGTTTCCATTAGACTGTCATGCTGAAGCGATCGAATTCATTCAGCATGTCAATGAGCGGGGGTATTATGCTGTTGAGTCACAGCATTGTCGTAAGGATGGCACGGTATTTCCTGTTTTCCTGAGCGGAACAGCAGTACGGGATGTCAGCGGCAACTTACTTTACCGGATTGTCAGTGTTCACGATATCACTGAAAATAAGCAGGCAAAACTGGCTCTACAGCGAAGCGCCCAACGGCTAGCGGCACTGCATGAGATTGACCGAGCAATTCTGGCAACAGAAACGGATGAGGCTCTGATCAGTAACGCCCTTGCAAAGATGCGTCAAGTTGTGCCTCACCAGCAGGCGTTTGTGGCGGTGTTTGATCTAGCGGTTGGAACCGCCCAAGTATTAGCGGGAAGCAGTCAAACTGAGGAATTGTCCCTACCTGTTGGCACTCTCCTAACTGTTACCGATTTTGCTCCTGAGCAAAGCTTACTTCATGGGATACGCTACGTGGAAAATTTGGCAACCGCAGAAGACTGTCCGCGTGTGCTGAGGCAGTTGAGATCGCAGGGCTTTTGCAGTTGTCTCTGTGTGCCCTTATTGGTAGAAAATACGCTAGTTGGAGAACTCAGCCTCGCAGCTACTGAACCTGCTGCCTTTGATGAGGAAGCGCAGGAGATTGCCCGTGAAGTGGCAGATCAGTTGGCGATCGCTCTCCAGCAATCCCGCCTGCGACACCAACTGCAAGCTACAAATCAGCAGTTACAGCGTGAGTTGCAGGAACGTCAGCAAATTGAACGATCGCTGCGGGAACGCGAGGAACGCTTGAGGTTGTTCATCGAATATGCTCCAGTGAGCATTGCTATGTTTGATCGGGAAATGCACTATGTTGCCCTCAGTCAGCGCTGGATTGATGAGTACCACCTCGATTCGATCGAGTCAGTATTAGGCAAATCCCATTATGAGATTTTCCCCAATATTCCTGACTATTGGCGAAAAGTACACCAGCGGGGACTGGCAGGACACAGCGAAACATGCGACGAGGATCGTTTCGTGCTGCCGGATGGCACGGAACAATACCTGCGGTGGGAAGTGCAGCCTTGGTTTGATGACAGCGGCACGGTGAGTGGCATTCTCATCTTCGTCGAGGATATTACTGCCCGAAAAAGAGTTGAAATTGCGCTAGTTGAAAGTGAGCAGCAGTTTAGGGCAACCTTCAATCAAGCCGCTGTGGGCATTGCTCATGTCAGCTTGACCGGACAATGGCTACGGGTTAATCAAAAGCTATGTGAAATTGTGGGCTACACCCATGAGGAAGTACTGCAACGCACCTTCCAGGACATGACCTATGCGGAAGACTTAGACAGTGACCTCGATTATGTTCGCCAAATGCTGGCAGATGAAATTCAAACTTACTCAATGGAGAAACGCTACATCCGTAAGGATGGCTCCCTGGTTTGGATTAACTTAACGGTGTCCCTTGTGCGAGAAGTGGATGGGCAGCCCAAATACTTTATTTCGATTGTTGAAGATATTCACGATCGCAAAATTGCTCAACTGCATAAGCAATTTCTGAATGACCTCGATTTCCGGTTACGACAGCTTTCTAGCGCAGACGCGATGGAATGGGAAGCTGTCAGCCGCATTGGAGAGTATCTTCAGGTGGAGCGCTGCGTCTGGTTTGAAATCAATTTACAGGAGGATGTGGCGATTGCCCGACAAGACTGGCGACAGCGGGAGGACATTCCCAGTGTGGTTGGGGTCTTCCCTATATCACAGTTCTCATTACCAGAGATCATCGCCCAGTACCAGGCAGGAGAACCTGTCGTTGTTTCCGATGTAGCCACCTACCCTGCTACGGCTCCCTTTGCCCGTAGCTATGAAGAGCGAGGCATTCGCGCTTACATTGGCGTTCCTTGCCTTCACGAAGGGCGCTTGGTTGCCAATCTAGCCATTAACGCCGAAACCCCACAGCAGTGGCAATCCCATCAAGTTTCCCTCCTGCAAGAAGCCGTTGCGCGGCTCTGGTCGCTCCTGCTGCAAACGAGAGCAGTTGAAGCACTGCGGAACAGTGAAGAGCGAATTCGACTGGCAACTGAAGCTGCCCAGTTAGGGATGTGGTTCTGGAATATTCCTCAAAATAAATTAATTTGGACAGACCGCTGTAAAGCCATATTTGGACTTGTGCCAGAAACGCCAATAAGCTATGAGGTGTTTCTAAATGCGCTGCACCCAGACGATCGCGATCGCGCTCATGCCGCTGTCACACAGGCGTTAGAGCAAAGAGGTGAATATAACATTGAATACCGCACCCTTTGGCAAGATGGCAGCACTCACTGGATTGCCGCTAAAGGACGAGCGTATTACGATGCTAGTGACAACCCATTGCATCTGATGGGAACGGTGCAAGATATCACCGAACGCAAGCAAGCAGAAGCGGATCTGCATCAGCTTAATGTCACCTTAGAGCAACGAGTTGCTGAACGCACTGCCCAACTAGAGGAAACCAACCAGGAACTTGAAGCATTTACCTACTCGGTTTCCCATGATTTGCGAGCACCGCTACGAACAATACAAGGCTTTGCAAAAGCCCTGTTAGAAGATTGTGGCGAACAGCTAGAAGACTTTTGCCGCAGCTATATCGATTCCATCATTGAGGATGCCGTTCAGATGAATCTGCTGATCAGCGACTTGCTGAACTATAGTCGTCTAACTCGGACTCAGATTAAGCTACAACCCACGGCATTAGACGATGTGGTGAAAGAAGCCCTGAAGCAATTAACGGCTCAAATTCAGGAAACCCAGGCTCAGATTCAGGTGGCAGTGGATCTGCCACCAGTCATGGCGCACCGTTCAACGTTGATTCAAGTTATTACCAATCTGATTAGCAATGCCATTAAATTTGTCGAACCCAATATGCAGCCACAGATAGATATTTTTGTGGAAGAAGCATACCAAAATGACGAACGCTGGATACGATTGTGGATTGTAGACAACGGCATTGGCATTGCACCTGAACACCAAGAGCGAGTATTCCGGGTCTTTGAACGCCTTCATGGTGCCGAACACTACCCTGGTACGGGCATTGGCTTAGCCATTGTGCGTAAAGGGCTAGAGCGGATGGGCGGGCAAGTTGGTGTGGAATCGCAACTGGGGCAGGGAAGCCGTTTTTGGATTGCGCTGCTAAGTGCTGTTCTCCCATTGAACGACTCAACTCATGACCCAACCTCTCCGAATCCTCCTGATTGA
- a CDS encoding ATP-binding protein: MTQPLRILLIDDNRSDRALALRELQRDFNQLDVQEISSSGEFNRAIEAGAFDAVITDFQLRWTTGLDILETVRQRYPRCPVIMFTNTGTEEVAVEAMKLGLDDYILKEPNRYVRLPASLRVALERRETQQRAALLEIRLQGLLNQVNIGIFRFSSEGALIESNPAFLELLGVESLDQANEMNLIDICDCYVRLANLPPPQRQEQEVQLQRSDGTQFWALLTTTLNTVEGITVLDGLLDDITERKQAEVALQQLNATLEARVQERTAELAAANQDLEEFTYSISHDLRTPLRTIQGFAQVLLEDLGESLDASHLTFLQRIAANAQQLDTLITDLLTYSRLRQAEIDLEPVNLSLVLTDVLTQLEPEIQTRQAQLQIEEPLPLVQANRLILIQVLTNLLSNAVKFVADDVQPQVRVWAEERRSGGAGERSSVRLYVEDNGIGVAVDNQQQIFRPFIRLHGEEKYPGNGIGLAIVRKGIERMGGQVGVESQLGQGSRFWIELPAIGE; this comes from the coding sequence ATGACCCAACCTCTCCGAATCCTCCTGATTGATGATAACCGCAGCGATCGCGCCCTCGCTCTGCGCGAATTGCAGCGGGACTTTAACCAACTGGATGTCCAGGAAATTTCCAGTTCCGGTGAGTTTAATCGTGCAATCGAGGCAGGTGCTTTTGATGCCGTAATCACGGATTTTCAACTGCGCTGGACAACCGGGTTAGATATTCTGGAGACGGTGAGACAACGGTATCCCCGCTGTCCGGTGATTATGTTTACCAATACCGGAACCGAGGAAGTCGCCGTCGAAGCCATGAAGCTAGGACTCGATGATTATATTCTTAAAGAGCCAAACCGCTACGTGCGATTGCCTGCTTCGCTACGGGTAGCACTAGAGCGGCGCGAAACCCAACAACGAGCGGCGCTACTGGAAATCCGATTGCAAGGATTGCTCAATCAGGTCAATATTGGCATTTTTCGCTTCAGTTCAGAGGGTGCATTGATCGAGAGTAATCCTGCTTTTCTAGAGTTATTGGGCGTAGAATCGCTGGATCAAGCCAATGAGATGAATTTGATCGATATTTGTGACTGCTATGTTCGATTAGCCAATTTGCCGCCACCTCAACGGCAAGAGCAAGAAGTGCAACTGCAACGAAGTGATGGCACGCAATTTTGGGCGCTTCTGACGACGACTTTGAATACCGTTGAGGGGATTACTGTTCTCGATGGGCTACTAGACGACATTACAGAGCGTAAACAGGCTGAAGTAGCGCTTCAGCAACTCAATGCCACCTTAGAAGCACGAGTGCAGGAACGCACCGCTGAACTGGCTGCGGCGAATCAAGATCTCGAAGAGTTCACATATTCGATCTCCCATGATTTGCGTACCCCTTTGCGAACGATTCAGGGATTTGCTCAAGTATTGTTAGAGGATCTGGGTGAGTCATTAGATGCGAGTCATCTGACATTTCTACAGCGAATTGCTGCCAATGCCCAACAACTGGATACCTTAATCACCGACCTTTTAACTTACAGTCGCTTGAGACAGGCTGAAATCGATTTGGAACCTGTTAATCTATCCCTGGTTTTAACAGACGTGTTAACTCAATTAGAGCCAGAGATTCAGACGCGACAGGCACAACTTCAGATTGAGGAACCGTTACCCCTTGTGCAAGCGAATCGTCTAATTTTGATTCAGGTTCTGACAAACCTACTGTCTAATGCGGTTAAGTTTGTGGCAGACGATGTGCAGCCTCAAGTGCGAGTATGGGCGGAGGAGCGGAGGAGTGGGGGGGCAGGAGAGCGATCCAGTGTCCGTCTATATGTAGAGGATAATGGGATTGGTGTTGCTGTAGACAATCAGCAACAGATTTTTAGACCCTTTATTCGTCTGCATGGGGAGGAAAAATATCCGGGTAATGGGATTGGGCTGGCGATCGTCCGCAAAGGAATCGAGCGCATGGGTGGACAGGTAGGCGTTGAGTCGCAACTAGGGCAAGGCAGCCGATTTTGGATTGAGCTACCTGCCATAGGAGAATAA
- a CDS encoding BrnT family toxin encodes MRFIWDENKRQSNLDKHGFDFVDAFQVFEGATLTFEDDRYAYGEQRFITLGLLSGRVVVIAHTEVGDEIRVISMREGTKREQIIFFQSLSN; translated from the coding sequence ATGCGATTCATTTGGGATGAAAACAAGCGGCAATCAAATTTGGACAAACATGGGTTTGATTTTGTCGATGCTTTCCAGGTTTTTGAGGGGGCAACGCTCACATTTGAAGACGATCGCTATGCTTATGGTGAGCAACGCTTTATTACACTGGGGTTGCTATCTGGACGAGTGGTGGTGATTGCTCATACAGAGGTTGGAGACGAAATTCGGGTTATTTCGATGAGGGAGGGAACTAAACGTGAGCAAATCATCTTCTTCCAAAGTCTCTCAAACTGA
- a CDS encoding response regulator produces the protein MMSTEHTILLVEDNPKDVFLVQRAFRKAGIITSLQVVNDGDAAIQYLAGETPYNDRTAYPLPVFVLLDLKLPRRSGAEVLSWIRQQPELRRLPVVALTSSREYVDVNHIYDLGGNAYIVKPPDFDQLVEILKTLDLHWITYNEKPQLGMA, from the coding sequence ATGATGAGCACAGAACACACCATTCTACTTGTAGAAGATAACCCCAAAGATGTCTTCCTCGTACAACGAGCGTTTCGTAAGGCTGGAATCATCACGTCTCTGCAAGTGGTGAATGACGGCGATGCTGCCATTCAGTACCTTGCTGGAGAAACGCCCTACAACGATCGCACTGCCTATCCATTGCCTGTATTTGTACTGCTCGATCTCAAACTGCCGCGACGATCGGGGGCGGAAGTGTTGTCTTGGATTCGCCAACAGCCTGAACTCCGGCGTTTACCTGTGGTTGCCCTCACGTCGTCGAGGGAGTATGTGGATGTCAATCACATCTACGATTTAGGTGGTAATGCTTATATCGTCAAGCCTCCAGATTTTGATCAGTTAGTCGAGATCCTCAAAACGCTTGATTTGCATTGGATTACTTACAACGAAAAGCCTCAGCTAGGTATGGCATAG
- a CDS encoding response regulator: MLRILLIDNNPDDRALAIRELGRAFPEAQITEVGIAEQFEQVFINFLFDVVITDYQLHWSDGLTILRTIKAQYPNCPVIMFTSTATQEIALEAMKSGLDDYVIKSPSHYVRLPAAVETALERIAAQQQAASLQARVQTLLNQLDVGVYRLTSDGTLLEGNAAFLRLLGLGSLTEVPPNQTLESYFQAQDYAELLAQLKQNSEVRDREIQLRCADGTTRWVKISKTFTRTNGTTIIDGLMEDITQRKQAEAQAELEKQRSEFLAEASRLLSSSLDYRTTLENLVNLAVPTLADICLVDVIEPATLALGEPIVAASEPEQAALILELRRRYPPPADADYGSIKVLRTGQSELRSTISDSIFEQIAQDADHLRLLQQLGVKASIVVPMMVHDRKFGTIALVKTKAIRRYDRADLEMAEELARRTAIALDNARLYQEAQEANRTKDEFLAIVSHELRNPLNSMLGWAQLLRKRQFEDPTVSRAHEIIARNARLQNKLIEDLLDVSRIIQNRLEISRQSVYLVPVIDAAIETFRPNAEAKAIQISSHLDPLTGQVLGDSERLEQVVSNLLSNAIKFTPNGGRVEVRLEQVGSLAQITLTDSGQGISADFLPFIFERFRQADASKTRSQSGLGLGLAIVRHLVELHGGTVYAASEGEGKGTTFTVQLPLLRSEGAEEQGSKEIPPHAPASPHPLTGIRILVVDDDLDNRELVGFILEQQQAQVILAESAAVAFDVISQTDIDLVISDVGMPNEDGYSLIRRIRTLQSPQKRRVPAIALTAFVKEEDQQEATAAGFQRHLSKPVSPDDLIEAVASLASLLR; the protein is encoded by the coding sequence ATGTTGCGGATTCTTTTGATCGACAACAACCCAGACGATCGTGCTTTAGCGATTCGTGAGTTGGGACGGGCTTTCCCAGAGGCGCAGATCACGGAAGTTGGTATTGCTGAGCAGTTTGAGCAGGTATTCATAAATTTTCTATTTGATGTGGTCATCACTGACTACCAACTGCACTGGAGTGATGGACTGACCATCCTCAGAACGATCAAGGCGCAATATCCCAACTGCCCGGTCATTATGTTTACCAGCACCGCGACCCAGGAGATTGCGTTGGAGGCAATGAAGTCTGGGTTAGATGACTATGTGATCAAATCTCCCAGCCATTACGTTCGTTTACCGGCTGCGGTTGAAACGGCGCTAGAGCGAATTGCGGCACAGCAACAGGCAGCCAGTTTGCAGGCACGAGTGCAAACCTTGCTCAACCAGCTTGATGTCGGCGTTTATCGCCTCACCTCTGACGGCACTTTATTAGAAGGGAATGCTGCATTTTTGCGATTACTTGGGTTGGGATCGCTGACAGAAGTTCCTCCTAATCAAACGCTGGAGTCATACTTTCAAGCCCAAGACTATGCTGAACTGTTGGCTCAGTTAAAACAGAATAGTGAAGTGCGCGATCGTGAAATTCAACTTCGTTGCGCGGATGGCACCACTCGTTGGGTCAAAATTAGCAAAACCTTTACCAGAACCAATGGCACCACCATCATTGATGGCTTGATGGAGGATATTACCCAACGGAAACAGGCAGAAGCCCAAGCCGAACTTGAAAAGCAGCGGTCTGAGTTTTTAGCCGAAGCCAGTCGCCTCCTATCTTCCTCCCTCGACTACCGCACGACCTTAGAAAATTTAGTCAACCTTGCAGTGCCAACTCTGGCAGATATTTGCTTAGTGGATGTGATTGAACCAGCAACACTGGCGCTTGGTGAACCGATCGTGGCAGCCTCAGAGCCAGAGCAAGCAGCCCTCATTCTCGAACTGAGACGACGCTATCCACCGCCTGCTGATGCCGATTATGGTTCTATTAAAGTGTTACGCACTGGGCAGTCTGAATTAAGAAGCACTATTTCTGATTCAATTTTTGAACAAATTGCCCAGGATGCAGACCATCTGAGGTTGCTGCAACAGCTTGGAGTCAAAGCCTCGATCGTCGTGCCGATGATGGTACATGACCGCAAGTTCGGTACGATCGCCTTAGTCAAGACTAAGGCGATCCGCCGCTACGATCGCGCCGATCTGGAGATGGCAGAGGAGTTGGCACGACGAACGGCGATCGCACTGGATAATGCTCGGTTGTATCAAGAAGCCCAGGAAGCCAACCGAACAAAAGACGAGTTTCTAGCGATCGTCTCTCACGAACTGAGAAATCCGCTCAACTCCATGCTGGGATGGGCACAACTTCTTCGCAAACGCCAATTTGAAGATCCAACCGTGAGTCGGGCGCACGAAATCATTGCCCGCAATGCCAGACTGCAAAATAAGCTGATTGAAGACCTGCTTGACGTTTCCCGGATTATTCAAAATCGATTAGAGATATCGCGCCAATCTGTTTATCTGGTTCCTGTGATTGATGCTGCGATCGAAACATTTCGACCTAATGCCGAGGCAAAAGCCATTCAGATTTCGTCTCACCTTGATCCATTGACTGGACAAGTGCTGGGTGATTCAGAGCGTCTGGAACAAGTTGTTAGCAATCTGCTTTCCAATGCTATTAAATTCACCCCTAATGGTGGGCGGGTTGAAGTGCGCTTAGAACAGGTTGGTTCGCTCGCACAAATCACTTTAACTGATAGTGGACAAGGAATTTCAGCAGATTTCCTGCCATTTATTTTCGAGCGGTTTCGGCAAGCTGATGCCTCTAAGACGCGATCTCAGAGTGGACTAGGGTTAGGACTAGCGATCGTGCGTCACTTAGTGGAACTGCACGGCGGCACTGTCTATGCAGCTAGTGAGGGCGAAGGTAAAGGTACTACCTTCACGGTGCAATTGCCGCTGCTGAGGAGTGAGGGAGCCGAGGAGCAAGGGAGCAAGGAAATACCCCCCCACGCCCCTGCCTCCCCGCACCCCCTCACTGGCATTCGGATTCTTGTGGTCGATGATGATTTAGACAACCGTGAGTTAGTTGGCTTTATTCTGGAGCAGCAGCAAGCTCAGGTCATACTAGCAGAATCTGCGGCAGTTGCCTTTGACGTTATCTCCCAAACAGACATTGATCTAGTGATCAGCGATGTTGGGATGCCCAATGAAGACGGCTATTCTCTAATCCGTCGAATCAGAACACTTCAGTCTCCTCAAAAGCGCCGAGTGCCTGCGATCGCCCTGACTGCTTTTGTCAAAGAAGAAGATCAACAAGAAGCAACGGCAGCAGGGTTTCAGCGACATCTCTCCAAACCTGTCAGCCCAGACGACTTAATTGAAGCGGTGGCAAGCCTTGCCAGTCTCTTGCGGTAA
- a CDS encoding two-component system response regulator — translation MNSVPPKAVTNVNRILVVDDLPDNSFLLQTVLENEGYQVEVADNGYVALEKIASHLPDLVLLDVMMPEMNGFEVTRRIRQNVSLPFIPILLVTGYSEPTPADGFDAGADGFIRKPIDFDDLLNRVQTILQPKQLIDP, via the coding sequence ATGAACAGCGTGCCTCCTAAAGCCGTTACTAATGTCAATCGCATCTTGGTTGTTGATGATCTACCTGACAACTCCTTTCTGCTGCAAACTGTCCTGGAAAACGAAGGCTATCAAGTTGAGGTTGCCGATAATGGTTACGTTGCGTTAGAAAAGATTGCATCTCATCTACCAGATTTAGTATTGCTCGATGTGATGATGCCAGAGATGAACGGGTTTGAAGTTACTCGTCGCATTCGGCAAAATGTATCGCTTCCATTTATTCCCATCCTCTTAGTGACAGGCTACAGTGAACCTACACCTGCGGATGGGTTTGATGCCGGAGCCGACGGCTTTATTCGCAAACCCATTGACTTTGATGATTTACTGAACCGAGTCCAGACAATCCTACAGCCCAAGCAACTAATTGATCCATGA